The window CTCGCAGAACTCCCGCAACAGGAAGGTCAATCGCCCCGAGATCGCATGACGGATGCGCTCCGGGTCGAGGATATCGAGTTCCATCAAACTTCGGGCCAGGGTTGTACCCAGCTCATCGGCGTGGGCTGCTGCCATTGCCAGCTGACGTTTGGTGATGCGATTGGCCGCCTGCAGCATCGGACCGAGCTCAGAGAGGGGGTGTCGAGGCTCACTGCTGATTTCGACGATGTAGCCGCTCTCAAAGAGCAGCTGACGGCCCTTCTTTCCAAAACGTTGCACCACCGCGCCGCTAAAGCCACTCGACGAGAGTTGCAACAGGATATCGAGCACCCGCTCCCCGGCGAGTTCCTCGACCCGGTCCGGATCGCCCCCGGGCTCAAACCAGGGAGGGGCCGGGCCGTAGAACTCGCGCGTGACCAGCCCGGACTCCAGGGAGTGCTGCGTGGAGCGCACCACATCCATGTCGGGATCAGGCATATCGAAGCGCCGCCGCCCCGTCGTCTGCATCGTGCGCTTGACGCCCCCGCGTCGCGAACCGTAAGGCGCAAACGATCGCCCCGGCTCATCGGCAACCTGCACCGGCGAGGTGGGGTGATGCTCCTGGAAGGACTCCTGGCCCCCGGCGGCACTCTCCTGGACGGCTTGCTCGTCGAGCTCGCGCCGACGATCGTCGGCGATGGCCTGCAGCGCCACGCGATCTTCGCGGCCCAACCCCGAAACCTCAATGGCAGTTCCGCGCGAGGACTGGTGCACCACCCGGGCGCGCGCCTCCACCTCGAGGTGGGCGCGTGGAAAGTTCACCTTGACCTGTACGATCTCATTGAGCCCGGGCGGGTCCTCCAGGTGCACAAGTACCGCTCCGACCTCCAGGATCTGATGCAGGAGGCTATCGATGAGCTCGTCACTCTCCGCCACAATCTCCACGTCGACCCGCACCCGCCCGCCCTGATGGGTGGAGGCCACCGGACTGACCACACCTTTCTCAATGCGCCCGGTCCAGCCCCCGGAACTCTCCTGAGTCGCCGATCGCTCTCGTCGGGCCAGCGCCTCGTCGAAGATGGCACGCGCACTGGTCGCACTCACCTCGGCGAAACGCTCCGACATTAAGCTATGCAGCGCATCGAAGAGTGTCTGCTCATCACTCGACCACTTGCTCTGACTCATGCGGGGTCCGGGACGCGAATTTCGGGGAAACACGGGTGGGCTCTTCGCATCGTTTCAAGGGGGCGAAGAGGTGTCAATCATGGCCGGGTAATTTTCCGTCATCGCCCTTCTCCCCCGGCACATCATCGTCACCGGACTCATCATCCGAGCCCCCCTCGTCGACCGGGGGCGTCGCGGATGTCGTGTCCTGCTCGCCCTCCTCGCTGGCTTCACGCGGAGTATCAACCTGCGACTCTGACGGCTCTTTGGCGCCCTCCATCGTGCGCCGGTCCGGGGAGTCGGGAACGTTCTCGCCGCGCTCAATGCCCGCGTCTTCGCCTTTGTCATCGGTGAGA of the Lujinxingia sediminis genome contains:
- a CDS encoding tetratricopeptide repeat protein, with amino-acid sequence MSQSKWSSDEQTLFDALHSLMSERFAEVSATSARAIFDEALARRERSATQESSGGWTGRIEKGVVSPVASTHQGGRVRVDVEIVAESDELIDSLLHQILEVGAVLVHLEDPPGLNEIVQVKVNFPRAHLEVEARARVVHQSSRGTAIEVSGLGREDRVALQAIADDRRRELDEQAVQESAAGGQESFQEHHPTSPVQVADEPGRSFAPYGSRRGGVKRTMQTTGRRRFDMPDPDMDVVRSTQHSLESGLVTREFYGPAPPWFEPGGDPDRVEELAGERVLDILLQLSSSGFSGAVVQRFGKKGRQLLFESGYIVEISSEPRHPLSELGPMLQAANRITKRQLAMAAAHADELGTTLARSLMELDILDPERIRHAISGRLTFLLREFCEEREGSLQVFDASSLPADFLPQPPLRVHVAVERIIYDRLVRGLSQCSAREREHTMAPELDTYPEVLVQERDRLERAISAAAQMRLVDNVLNGRRRLREVFTESALPPAETFAVVFALHRMGLLHFDRSLHQTVVRERLRENVTVKYLSVHKASYFEVLNVHWSSYSEVIEKAYHELRAQFDPQGVPAELEEEVHQRVREINERVEAAYAALARRPTRHGYRTRIMPEYKLAHAVPLFLKQSELAERRGQWAEARDAVRRVLEIDPENAEGQRRLKRYEQIIDQGVSPDPADTNQ